A region of the Ferviditalea candida genome:
AGGCCATATATGACTTGATGCTTGGCAAAGTCATCATCGTGGTCGACGATGAAGATCGGGAGAACGAGGGGGATTTTATCGCCCTGGCCGAAAAAGCGACACCTGAAATCATCAATTTTATGATCACTGAAGGAAGAGGGCTCGTATGTGTCCCGATTACGCCGGAGCGGGCCGAGGAATTGGATCTTCCGCCGATGGTCGCGCAAAATTCCGATTATTTCGGCACCGCGTTTACCGTGTCCGTCGACCACCGGACAACGACGACCGGCATTTCCGCGTATGAAAGATCAATGACTATCAAGGCGATGATCGATCCGAATACGAAGGCCCAGGATTTCCGCAGGCCCGGCCATATTTTTCCGCTGATCGCCAAAAAGGGCGGGGTGCTGCGCCGCACGGGACATACGGAAGCGGCGGTCGACCTTGCCCGGATGTGCGGTTCTTATCCGGCGGCGGTCATCTGCGAAGTAATCAAGGAAGACGGCACGATGGCACGCTTGCCGGATCTGCAGCTAATCGCCAAGAAGTATGATTTGAGGCTGATTTCGATCCGCGATCTGATTCATTACCGCAACGAGAAGGAGAAGCTTGTCAAACGTGAAGTTGAGGTGAAACTGCCGACCGATTTCGGTGTGTTTACCGCAATTGCTTATTCCAATGAAGTCGACGACAAAGAGCATGTCGCTCTGGTCAAGGGCAAAATTGACGAAAACGAGCCCACGCTCGTGCGTATGCACTCTGAATGTCTTACGGGCGACGTGTTTCATTCCCATCGGTGCGATTGCGGCCCGCAGCTGGCGGCCGCTTTGAAGCAGATTGACGAAGCCGGCTCGGGAGTGCTCGTGTACCTCCGGCAGGAGGGCAGAGGAATCGGGCTGATCAATAAATTGAAGGCTTACGAGCTTCAAGAGCAGGGATTGGATACGGTGGACGCGAATATTAAATTGGGGTTTGCTCCCGATCTGCGCGATTACGGGATCGGCGCGCAAATTCTGAAGGATCTCGGGATTCGCAAAATCCGCCTCCTGACGAATAATCCGCGCAAAATCATCGGCTTGGACGGCTACGGGCTGCAGGTGGTTGAACGGGTACCGCTGCAGGTGGCCGGGAACGAGGAGAATAAGTATTATTTGGAGACTAAGCAAGCCAAATTGGGCCATTTGCTGAACTTGAATGACGGAAGAAAATAACAATCACTGCATAAGGAGAAGTGGAAGATGACGAAAGTGTACGAAGGCCATCTGATATCGAAAAATCTCAAATTCGGCATCGTGGTGGGGAGGTTCAATGAATTCATCAGCAGCAAGCTGCTGTCCGGCGCGTTGGATGCTTTAAAGCGCCACGGAGCGGAGTCGGACGATATCGAAATCGCTTGGGTTCCCGGCGCCTTCGAAATTCCGCTCGGCGCCCGGAAAATGGCGGAAAGCGGAAAATATGATGCGGTGATAACTTTGGGCGCAGTCATTCGCGGCTCCACCCCGCATTTTGAATACGTCAGCAGCGAGGCCGCCAAAGGAGTTGCCGCGGTCAGCCAGCGTACTGGAATTCCCGTTATCTTCGGGGTACTGACGACCGATTCCATCGAGCAGGCGATCGAAAGGGCAGGAACGAAAGCCGGAAACAAGGGCTGGGAAGCCGCAACAACGGCTATTGAAATGGCCAATTTAATGAAACAATTCGAAGAATTCAAAGAGTAAATTCGGGGGAAAAGGATGCCCATTCTC
Encoded here:
- a CDS encoding bifunctional 3,4-dihydroxy-2-butanone-4-phosphate synthase/GTP cyclohydrolase II, translating into MSEQFKLDPIEEAIYDLMLGKVIIVVDDEDRENEGDFIALAEKATPEIINFMITEGRGLVCVPITPERAEELDLPPMVAQNSDYFGTAFTVSVDHRTTTTGISAYERSMTIKAMIDPNTKAQDFRRPGHIFPLIAKKGGVLRRTGHTEAAVDLARMCGSYPAAVICEVIKEDGTMARLPDLQLIAKKYDLRLISIRDLIHYRNEKEKLVKREVEVKLPTDFGVFTAIAYSNEVDDKEHVALVKGKIDENEPTLVRMHSECLTGDVFHSHRCDCGPQLAAALKQIDEAGSGVLVYLRQEGRGIGLINKLKAYELQEQGLDTVDANIKLGFAPDLRDYGIGAQILKDLGIRKIRLLTNNPRKIIGLDGYGLQVVERVPLQVAGNEENKYYLETKQAKLGHLLNLNDGRK
- the ribH gene encoding 6,7-dimethyl-8-ribityllumazine synthase — protein: MTKVYEGHLISKNLKFGIVVGRFNEFISSKLLSGALDALKRHGAESDDIEIAWVPGAFEIPLGARKMAESGKYDAVITLGAVIRGSTPHFEYVSSEAAKGVAAVSQRTGIPVIFGVLTTDSIEQAIERAGTKAGNKGWEAATTAIEMANLMKQFEEFKE